A genomic region of Xanthomonas campestris pv. phormiicola contains the following coding sequences:
- a CDS encoding DNA cytosine methyltransferase, which produces MKHPSIHYGSVCSGIEAVSLAWKPLGWEAAWFSEVDPFPSAVLAHHYPDIPNLGDMTLIADQVLAGTVPAPDVLVGGTPCQAFSLAGARGGLSDPRGALTLKFSELADAIDQTRHQHHQPPSVIVWENVPGVLSDRSNAFGCLLGALAGEGHALEPPGKKWTHAGCVSGPRRRVAWRVLDAQYFGVAQRRKRVFLVASGRNDLDPASVLFESGGLRRDSSPSDQAREITSGPAKGGADCPGSLPDTLAGAYLRQSLTVCFGGGNRRGPIDKAACLTARGHKCDFEVETFAAQSATGQQTHALNTANGGKGSSEDGTGRGVPIVAQPLQLYAPLIAFAQNSRAEVRLESRHGQIVGTLSTGGGKPEQGLPAIAYGPVKITERESDRENTPIVAFTAKDYGADALDNLAPTLRAGGHSESHANAGVMPAIAFKSLEANFSYDVSGTLISHCSKHPVVGDTILGPALVAKSVALRGRDGGATIELGGEIASALRASGGGGDKAHVVLLSTEGYFQGELASPNKAGWSQWVGWRVRRLMPVECERLQGMPDNYTLVPYRGKPAADGPRYKAIGNSMAIPCVAWLGRRLQQALLK; this is translated from the coding sequence ATGAAACACCCGTCGATCCATTACGGCAGTGTGTGCAGCGGCATCGAAGCTGTGAGCTTGGCCTGGAAGCCGCTCGGCTGGGAGGCGGCCTGGTTTTCGGAGGTCGATCCGTTTCCGAGTGCCGTCCTCGCCCACCACTACCCCGACATCCCCAACCTCGGCGACATGACCTTGATCGCCGATCAGGTGCTCGCCGGCACCGTACCAGCCCCTGACGTTCTCGTCGGCGGCACGCCATGCCAAGCGTTCAGCCTTGCCGGCGCACGAGGCGGCCTGTCCGACCCGCGCGGCGCCCTGACCCTCAAATTTTCGGAGCTCGCCGATGCCATCGACCAAACCCGCCACCAACACCACCAGCCACCCTCGGTCATCGTCTGGGAAAACGTCCCGGGCGTGCTCTCCGACCGGTCGAATGCCTTCGGCTGCCTTCTGGGCGCATTGGCCGGAGAAGGCCATGCGCTGGAACCACCAGGGAAAAAATGGACGCACGCAGGTTGTGTGTCTGGACCCCGCCGTCGCGTCGCGTGGCGGGTACTCGACGCACAATATTTCGGCGTCGCCCAACGTCGCAAGCGTGTGTTCCTTGTGGCAAGTGGTCGAAATGACCTCGATCCCGCCTCGGTACTTTTTGAGTCCGGTGGCCTGCGCAGGGATTCTTCGCCGAGCGACCAAGCGCGGGAAATCACTTCCGGACCTGCTAAAGGGGGCGCTGACTGCCCAGGTAGCCTTCCCGACACTCTGGCCGGGGCCTATCTTAGGCAATCTCTGACCGTTTGCTTCGGAGGCGGAAACAGACGGGGGCCGATCGACAAGGCCGCGTGCCTAACGGCTCGCGGTCACAAGTGCGATTTCGAGGTCGAGACCTTCGCCGCCCAATCCGCCACAGGACAACAGACGCATGCCCTCAATACCGCCAACGGCGGTAAGGGGAGCAGCGAAGATGGCACTGGTCGCGGCGTTCCCATCGTCGCGCAGCCGCTCCAACTCTATGCTCCTCTCATCGCCTTCGCACAGAACAGCCGTGCCGAGGTACGCCTTGAATCCCGTCATGGCCAGATCGTCGGCACACTCTCGACTGGGGGAGGTAAACCCGAACAAGGACTGCCCGCAATCGCCTACGGACCCGTCAAAATCACCGAACGGGAAAGCGATCGCGAGAACACGCCAATCGTCGCATTCACCGCCAAGGATTACGGAGCCGATGCGCTCGATAACCTTGCTCCGACACTGCGGGCTGGGGGGCACTCTGAAAGCCATGCGAATGCCGGTGTCATGCCGGCTATTGCATTCAAGTCCCTGGAAGCCAATTTCAGTTACGACGTTTCGGGCACGCTGATCAGCCATTGCAGCAAGCATCCGGTAGTCGGTGACACTATCCTTGGTCCGGCTCTGGTCGCCAAGTCCGTCGCCCTGCGTGGCCGCGATGGAGGCGCGACAATCGAGCTTGGCGGAGAAATAGCGAGTGCCCTGCGCGCCAGCGGAGGTGGTGGCGACAAGGCCCATGTCGTCCTGCTCTCGACAGAGGGCTACTTCCAAGGCGAGTTGGCCAGCCCGAATAAGGCCGGATGGTCGCAATGGGTGGGCTGGCGCGTGCGACGTCTCATGCCCGTGGAATGCGAGCGACTCCAGGGCATGCCCGACAACTACACGCTGGTGCCGTATCGCGGCAAGCCGGCGGCAGATGGGCCGCGCTACAAGGCGATCGGCAATTCGATGGCGATCCCGTGTGTGGCGTGGCTCGGCCGTCGCCTGCAACAGGCATTGCTGAAATAG
- a CDS encoding DNA topoisomerase III yields the protein MRVYLCEKPSQGKDIARVLGANQRGSGCYNGSGIVVTWCIGHLIEAAPPEAYGEQYKRWSIEQLPIFPERWRSEVKASTATQFKVVKQLVGQATEVVIATDADREGEMIAREIIDLCGYRGQIQRLWLSALNDASIRKALSALRPSSETLPMYHSALARSRADWLIGMNLSRLFTVLGRQAGYQGVLSVGRVQTPTLRLVVDRDREIARFVSVPYWAIDVELSRAGQSFTASWVPPVDATDEAGRCLRQPVAQQAAERMRAGREALVQSVETERVREAPPLPFDLGTLQEVCSRQLGLDVQETLDIAQALYETHKATTYPRSDSGYLPESMLPEIPTVFDALLATDPSLGSLIAKLDRGQRSRAWNDGKVTAHHGIIPTLEPAKLSAMSEKELAVYRLIRAHYLAQFLPHHEFDRTVALFTCAGQSLQATGKQIVVPGWHLALGHRESSSDDDEQSQRSQTLPPLADGIRYDVAQVELKALKTLPPKPYTQGELVKAMKGVAKLVTDPRLKQKLKDTTGIGTEATRANIINGLLTRSYLMKKGRSVRASDAAFTLIDAVPAAIADPGTTAIWEQALDMIEAGQLTLDTFIEKQSAWIAQIVQQYRSITLTIKVPEGPACPLCGTATRQRTGKSGAFWSCPCYPECKGTVAIASPGAKRTAARKQRAAPKAS from the coding sequence ATGCGCGTGTATCTGTGCGAGAAGCCTTCGCAGGGTAAAGACATCGCGCGTGTGCTGGGTGCCAATCAACGCGGCTCCGGCTGCTACAACGGTTCCGGCATCGTTGTGACTTGGTGCATCGGACACCTGATCGAAGCCGCGCCGCCGGAAGCCTACGGAGAACAGTACAAACGCTGGTCCATCGAACAGCTTCCCATTTTCCCCGAGCGCTGGCGCAGCGAGGTCAAGGCCTCCACCGCCACGCAGTTCAAGGTCGTTAAACAGCTGGTCGGTCAAGCGACCGAGGTGGTGATTGCCACCGACGCCGATCGCGAAGGCGAGATGATCGCCCGAGAGATTATCGATCTGTGCGGCTACCGCGGTCAGATCCAACGGCTGTGGTTGTCGGCGCTCAACGACGCATCGATCCGCAAAGCGCTCAGTGCGCTACGCCCTTCAAGCGAAACACTGCCGATGTACCACTCGGCACTCGCCCGTTCACGAGCCGACTGGCTGATTGGCATGAACCTCAGCCGCTTGTTCACCGTGCTTGGCCGTCAGGCCGGGTATCAGGGCGTGTTGTCGGTCGGCCGTGTACAAACGCCGACGTTGCGGCTGGTAGTGGATCGCGACCGTGAGATCGCGCGCTTCGTCTCAGTCCCGTATTGGGCCATCGACGTGGAGTTGTCTCGCGCAGGCCAATCGTTCACGGCGAGTTGGGTGCCGCCGGTTGATGCCACCGACGAGGCAGGCCGATGCCTGCGGCAACCCGTCGCGCAGCAAGCCGCAGAACGCATGCGTGCCGGCCGTGAGGCGCTGGTGCAATCCGTCGAAACCGAACGCGTCCGCGAAGCGCCACCGCTGCCATTCGACCTGGGCACGCTGCAAGAGGTCTGCTCCCGCCAGTTGGGACTGGACGTGCAGGAAACGTTGGACATCGCGCAGGCGCTTTACGAAACGCATAAGGCCACCACCTATCCCCGTTCCGACTCAGGCTATCTGCCGGAGAGCATGCTCCCCGAGATACCGACCGTATTCGACGCGCTGCTCGCCACCGATCCCAGTTTGGGTTCCCTCATCGCCAAGCTCGACCGTGGTCAGCGTTCGCGCGCCTGGAACGATGGCAAGGTCACCGCGCACCACGGCATCATCCCGACGCTCGAACCCGCCAAACTCTCGGCGATGTCAGAGAAGGAGTTAGCGGTCTACCGTCTGATCCGGGCGCACTACCTGGCGCAGTTCTTACCTCATCACGAATTCGACCGAACCGTGGCGCTGTTCACCTGCGCAGGGCAATCATTGCAGGCGACCGGCAAGCAGATTGTCGTACCGGGTTGGCATCTGGCGCTAGGTCACCGCGAGTCGAGCTCCGACGACGACGAGCAGTCACAGCGCAGCCAGACTCTGCCACCCCTGGCCGATGGCATCCGCTACGATGTCGCACAAGTCGAACTCAAAGCGCTGAAGACGCTACCACCTAAACCCTATACGCAGGGCGAGTTGGTCAAGGCGATGAAGGGTGTCGCAAAGCTCGTTACCGATCCGCGCCTGAAGCAGAAGCTCAAGGACACGACCGGTATTGGCACCGAAGCTACGCGCGCCAACATCATCAATGGCTTGCTGACCCGCAGCTACCTGATGAAGAAAGGCCGGTCCGTTCGCGCGTCGGATGCTGCGTTCACCCTGATCGATGCAGTACCGGCGGCCATTGCCGATCCCGGCACCACGGCGATCTGGGAACAGGCACTGGACATGATCGAGGCCGGCCAGTTGACGTTGGATACGTTCATCGAAAAACAATCCGCCTGGATTGCGCAAATTGTTCAGCAATATCGCTCCATCACATTGACCATCAAGGTTCCTGAAGGGCCGGCCTGTCCGCTGTGCGGCACGGCCACCCGCCAGCGTACCGGCAAGTCCGGCGCTTTCTGGTCGTGCCCCTGCTACCCCGAGTGCAAGGGCACCGTGGCGATCGCTTCGCCCGGTGCCAAGCGCACCGCCGCCCGCAAGCAGCGCGCTGCCCCCAAGGCGTCCTGA
- a CDS encoding S1 family peptidase → MSTKMLACIVFVLALAVAKIGFAAPSVPPLNSLTREQAQAVDAEKIGAIMGVSSSEARNRLKLQDATVALSKSLRAKYIDRLAGIYREWSPTPRFVVRLKGQQLERSRFYTFDGKTFEVSFISGAENTISELREALRANLSALAMAFPTLQATRTDEKTGEVVIDIMAADAKGDANARAQAILGVPARVEVGDMPGLLAISGSGSLDIGGVAGECTGGFVVSNSGNTIPGIVTAGHCPNNATTDYITLDANSINLTLVAEVWNGSEDLQWYRPTQSSDYSELEATFFATGADNRTVYGAFYLSDTNVGDALCFFGQSSGDNCGVVDALDYNPNLPNNGCGGYTCEAAFVSVAAPASDTNFICNPGDSGAPVFRDNYAYGILSGGAFSQSTGKCARIFYTPLDKLDDLGIHVMIPS, encoded by the coding sequence ATGTCTACGAAAATGCTTGCATGTATTGTCTTCGTTCTAGCGCTGGCGGTTGCGAAAATTGGGTTCGCTGCGCCATCCGTTCCACCCCTGAACTCGTTGACTAGAGAACAAGCGCAAGCCGTGGATGCTGAGAAAATTGGTGCCATCATGGGCGTCAGTTCGAGTGAAGCGAGAAATCGGTTGAAATTACAGGATGCGACGGTCGCGCTCAGCAAGTCGTTACGCGCCAAATATATCGACCGTCTGGCAGGCATCTATCGAGAGTGGTCGCCAACGCCGCGCTTTGTCGTTCGTCTGAAGGGCCAGCAATTGGAGCGGTCACGGTTCTATACATTCGATGGAAAGACCTTCGAGGTGTCATTTATTTCGGGAGCCGAGAATACGATCAGCGAACTACGCGAGGCCTTGCGCGCGAACCTGTCAGCGCTCGCAATGGCATTCCCGACGCTCCAAGCAACTCGCACCGATGAGAAGACCGGAGAGGTGGTGATTGACATAATGGCTGCTGACGCCAAGGGCGATGCGAATGCGCGCGCGCAGGCCATCCTCGGCGTACCCGCGCGTGTAGAGGTCGGTGACATGCCGGGGCTGCTTGCGATCAGCGGAAGCGGTTCGCTCGACATCGGAGGCGTTGCTGGTGAATGCACGGGTGGCTTTGTTGTGTCAAACAGCGGAAATACGATTCCTGGAATCGTTACTGCCGGCCATTGCCCCAACAACGCAACAACGGACTACATCACGCTTGATGCGAACTCGATCAATCTGACTTTAGTGGCCGAAGTCTGGAACGGATCGGAGGACCTCCAATGGTACAGGCCGACACAGTCCAGCGATTATTCCGAATTGGAAGCAACATTTTTCGCGACGGGTGCAGACAACAGGACTGTCTATGGGGCCTTCTATCTGAGCGATACCAATGTTGGCGATGCTTTGTGCTTTTTCGGCCAATCGTCAGGTGATAACTGTGGCGTCGTTGACGCGCTCGATTACAACCCGAATCTCCCGAATAACGGTTGTGGTGGTTACACCTGCGAAGCTGCATTCGTCTCGGTCGCAGCCCCGGCGTCGGATACCAACTTCATATGCAACCCAGGCGACAGCGGCGCACCTGTATTTCGAGATAACTACGCCTACGGTATCTTGTCGGGTGGCGCCTTTAGTCAATCCACGGGCAAGTGCGCGCGCATCTTTTACACGCCCCTCGATAAGTTGGACGATCTCGGCATCCACGTCATGATCCCCTCCTGA
- a CDS encoding single-stranded DNA-binding protein, whose protein sequence is MSTHFYGEGNIGSAPEFRAFPNGNEEPRRLLRLNVYFDNPVPTKDGYEDRGGFWAPVEIWHRDAERWASLYQKGMRVLVEGRTVRDEWEDADENERVTFKIESRRVGILPYRIESVHLGAKTSGADPDPHAE, encoded by the coding sequence ATGAGCACGCATTTCTATGGCGAAGGCAACATCGGTTCTGCGCCGGAATTTCGGGCGTTCCCCAACGGGAACGAAGAACCCCGCAGGCTGCTGCGGCTGAACGTCTATTTCGACAATCCTGTCCCGACAAAGGATGGCTACGAGGATCGCGGCGGCTTCTGGGCTCCGGTCGAGATCTGGCACCGTGATGCGGAGCGCTGGGCCAGCCTTTACCAGAAGGGCATGCGTGTGCTGGTCGAAGGCCGCACCGTGCGCGACGAATGGGAGGACGCCGACGAGAACGAGCGCGTGACCTTCAAGATCGAAAGCCGTCGTGTCGGCATCCTGCCGTATCGCATCGAGTCGGTGCACCTCGGTGCCAAGACGTCGGGGGCCGATCCCGACCCACACGCCGAGTAG
- a CDS encoding DUF3158 family protein — MSSPIRFSALEQADFQRLEHAAYLKGLLKPFKGNGSLEDWASLCTALRDDIIALAQRRILAQARSHPFNLLPVQLAQQTTGAGTTFLRWRNLDRSSMGVALWEELLSSPATPPSLINDLYAIEVQRIVLNMQISLCHSIARQALDCAKKMARAEAIHQRRTRATHPKEPHT, encoded by the coding sequence GTGAGCAGTCCCATCCGATTCTCTGCACTGGAACAGGCGGACTTCCAGCGACTGGAACATGCAGCCTACCTAAAAGGCCTTTTGAAGCCTTTTAAAGGTAATGGGAGTCTGGAGGACTGGGCCAGCCTATGCACTGCCTTGCGCGACGACATCATTGCTCTGGCGCAGCGCCGGATTCTGGCGCAGGCACGCAGTCACCCGTTCAATCTGCTTCCCGTACAGCTGGCCCAGCAGACCACTGGCGCAGGCACGACCTTCTTGCGCTGGCGCAACCTAGACCGTTCTTCGATGGGCGTGGCGTTGTGGGAGGAATTGCTTTCCAGCCCTGCCACACCGCCATCGCTGATCAACGACCTCTATGCGATCGAGGTCCAACGCATCGTGCTGAACATGCAGATCAGCCTTTGCCACAGCATCGCCCGCCAAGCCCTGGACTGCGCCAAAAAGATGGCCCGGGCCGAGGCGATCCACCAGCGGCGTACCCGCGCCACCCACCCGAAGGAGCCACACACATGA
- a CDS encoding TIGR03761 family integrating conjugative element protein: protein MVNETESLQLNLGSLRSAMSLTLHTHHASRIWHGRAPAENKPGIVGLNGFVAIMNKLKRGAEQDDPYSDWWMLRIEDKLNLTKEQLQALREQVDQALADVPPALTIGENLNVQPVKLPLFVSSQLGFMAVYLLADYDDLARRLILAHHTALIDRSTLERWLNDGSHALRSLFSLAQQYRYSGTKRDDFAANNAAARNAIEKYGPLPQDVLEGTHRSRFAPPLLRRSPLSSTSRRSTALAAAPTDTDIDAPTEAAEASAEAPDDEDEPA from the coding sequence ATGGTCAACGAAACGGAATCCCTGCAGCTGAACCTTGGATCGCTGCGCAGCGCGATGTCGCTGACGCTGCACACCCACCACGCATCGCGGATCTGGCATGGGCGAGCCCCCGCTGAAAACAAGCCCGGCATCGTCGGCTTGAACGGCTTCGTCGCGATCATGAATAAATTGAAGCGCGGCGCGGAGCAGGACGATCCGTATTCGGACTGGTGGATGCTACGGATCGAAGACAAGCTCAACTTAACGAAAGAACAACTTCAAGCACTGCGCGAACAGGTGGACCAGGCGCTTGCGGATGTTCCCCCTGCTCTCACCATCGGCGAAAACCTCAACGTGCAGCCGGTCAAGCTGCCGCTGTTTGTCTCCTCGCAATTAGGCTTCATGGCCGTGTACTTGTTGGCGGACTACGACGATCTCGCCCGCCGCCTGATCCTGGCGCATCACACTGCCCTGATCGACCGTTCAACGCTGGAGCGCTGGCTCAACGACGGCTCTCACGCGCTGCGTAGCCTCTTTTCGCTGGCACAGCAGTATCGGTACTCCGGCACGAAACGCGACGATTTCGCCGCCAACAATGCCGCGGCGCGCAACGCGATCGAGAAATATGGACCGCTGCCGCAGGATGTGCTTGAAGGCACCCACCGATCGCGCTTCGCGCCACCGCTGTTGCGTCGGTCGCCGCTGTCGTCCACATCCCGCCGGTCGACCGCGCTCGCTGCTGCGCCAACCGACACCGACATCGATGCGCCGACTGAAGCCGCGGAAGCGTCGGCAGAGGCACCAGATGACGAGGATGAGCCGGCGTGA
- a CDS encoding STY4528 family pathogenicity island replication protein: protein MAGPRRSNGPVVIGELFDQTLQRMQDQQSGGIATAKQTDGFIYSGNRHDSVPRALLMDNRLTPLERNAWQVFRLLLNDDGITALPTYDQLAPWLASMPCSARASHETVARALTLLRLARWISLVRRRRDPDTGRILGNLYVLHDEPLTPYEAIQLDPDYLGLVSQALTHASKSIQRVGVHSLKEMNDDPQLGGGILPTRLQVLSQRLAAQGWTDTASYPQAGDNHDSEERPADPLRNQERPTSDSEAGKQPRETGSLRNPKTDRTVRKEDIKEIRTVPPARANLHLPERFKALKAEQQSGALAALQPVDRDLHQAILDEWNARCSQSTVRNPAGYLFGIIQKAIRGEFRAWAGHRTPAPPTHQETAPPRQSVDPEVAREHIARLQALLRQS, encoded by the coding sequence ATGGCCGGCCCACGCCGATCAAACGGTCCAGTTGTCATAGGCGAGCTCTTCGATCAGACCCTCCAGCGAATGCAGGACCAACAATCCGGTGGGATCGCAACAGCCAAGCAAACGGACGGTTTCATATACAGCGGCAACCGCCACGATAGCGTGCCGCGCGCTCTGTTGATGGACAACCGTCTGACGCCGCTTGAGCGCAATGCCTGGCAAGTATTCCGGCTATTGCTGAATGACGATGGCATCACCGCCCTGCCGACATACGATCAACTTGCCCCTTGGCTCGCTTCGATGCCATGCTCAGCGCGGGCCTCACATGAGACCGTTGCTCGCGCCTTGACGCTGCTGCGTCTCGCTCGCTGGATTAGCTTGGTGCGACGCCGAAGAGATCCGGACACCGGCCGCATTTTGGGCAACCTGTACGTCCTGCACGATGAACCGTTGACGCCCTACGAGGCTATCCAGCTCGATCCAGATTATCTTGGGCTGGTCAGTCAGGCGCTTACCCATGCCAGCAAATCGATCCAACGTGTTGGCGTGCACTCGCTGAAAGAGATGAACGATGACCCCCAGCTGGGTGGCGGGATACTACCAACTCGTCTGCAGGTCCTGTCGCAGCGATTGGCGGCGCAAGGCTGGACGGACACCGCATCTTATCCACAGGCTGGGGATAATCACGATTCCGAAGAAAGGCCAGCAGACCCTCTTCGGAATCAAGAACGCCCGACTTCGGATTCCGAAGCAGGCAAGCAACCCCGCGAAACCGGCTCACTTCGGAATCCGAAGACGGACCGTACTGTACGTAAAGAAGATATAAAAGAAATACGTACTGTACCGCCCGCGCGGGCCAACCTGCATTTGCCCGAGCGATTCAAAGCACTGAAAGCGGAGCAGCAATCGGGCGCACTGGCGGCGCTGCAGCCGGTAGATCGCGATTTGCACCAGGCAATTCTGGACGAATGGAACGCCCGTTGCTCTCAGAGCACGGTGCGCAATCCCGCAGGATATCTGTTCGGCATCATCCAGAAAGCCATCCGAGGCGAGTTCCGCGCCTGGGCTGGACACAGAACACCAGCACCACCAACTCATCAGGAAACCGCACCACCCCGGCAATCAGTTGATCCAGAGGTCGCGCGGGAACACATCGCCCGTCTTCAAGCGCTACTCCGCCAGTCCTAG
- a CDS encoding DUF2857 domain-containing protein: MSGPHPLNQAVIAQALHDLRNGQLRRAKSMGFDDEDLDALKHPAMASVLANANVSWCSVTINRDVLRRLLHQVDDVTREIEEIDRLLRLGASTELVSKFYGLTHQEIALRRSIIGLPKRKGRHPVLTEVQDAELWNRWSATVKERGTSLADETGMLAIAADLAESMDLPISVIWSAIRGWISERLV; this comes from the coding sequence ATGTCCGGTCCCCACCCTCTCAATCAGGCAGTGATCGCGCAAGCACTCCACGACCTACGAAACGGTCAGTTACGCCGAGCAAAATCCATGGGTTTTGATGATGAGGACCTGGATGCGCTGAAACACCCGGCCATGGCCAGTGTGTTGGCCAATGCGAACGTCTCCTGGTGCTCGGTAACCATCAATCGCGATGTGCTGCGTCGCCTTCTCCATCAAGTGGATGACGTCACCAGGGAGATCGAAGAGATTGACCGCCTGTTACGCCTGGGCGCAAGCACGGAACTCGTCAGCAAGTTCTACGGATTGACGCACCAGGAAATTGCCCTTCGGCGCAGCATCATCGGGCTCCCCAAGCGCAAGGGGCGACACCCTGTCCTGACGGAGGTCCAGGACGCGGAGTTGTGGAACCGTTGGTCCGCTACGGTGAAAGAACGCGGGACATCCTTGGCTGACGAGACAGGTATGCTCGCCATCGCTGCAGACCTTGCCGAATCCATGGACCTTCCGATCTCGGTGATTTGGAGTGCCATTCGCGGATGGATCAGCGAAAGGCTGGTTTGA